In Limibacter armeniacum, a single window of DNA contains:
- a CDS encoding OmpA family protein, which produces MKKLIIFSLAITLCMGCASMNKQQKGTAIGAAGGAAIGAAVSKGSIWGVLAGAAIGGAAGNLIGKKMDKQAQELEQAIPTAEVNRVNEGINVTFDAALAFQINSAEISDSYKDDLRSAAEVFKKYEDTNLLIEGHTDDSGADDYNMQLSEKRAKAVGDFLVSQGIDRSRITEKWYGETQPKYPNDDANRAKNRRVELAIYANEDMQQQAKEGKL; this is translated from the coding sequence ATGAAAAAACTGATCATATTCTCACTTGCTATTACACTTTGCATGGGTTGTGCATCCATGAATAAACAGCAAAAAGGAACTGCCATTGGTGCAGCTGGAGGTGCCGCAATTGGTGCGGCAGTTTCTAAAGGAAGCATATGGGGTGTTTTGGCTGGTGCTGCCATAGGTGGTGCAGCAGGTAACCTTATCGGAAAGAAAATGGATAAGCAAGCTCAAGAACTTGAGCAGGCGATCCCAACCGCAGAAGTAAACAGGGTGAATGAAGGGATCAATGTCACATTTGATGCGGCCCTTGCCTTCCAAATCAACTCAGCCGAAATCAGTGACTCCTACAAGGATGACCTGAGAAGTGCTGCTGAAGTTTTCAAGAAATATGAGGACACCAATCTCCTGATTGAAGGACATACTGATGATAGCGGCGCCGATGATTACAACATGCAGCTTTCTGAAAAAAGGGCTAAAGCTGTTGGTGATTTTCTGGTGAGCCAAGGGATAGACAGGTCCCGCATTACAGAAAAATGGTACGGAGAGACCCAACCGAAGTACCCTAATGACGATGCCAACAGAGCCAAAAACAGAAGAGTAGAATTGGCCATCTATGCCAATGAAGATATGCAACAACAAGCGAAAGAAGGAAAGCTGTAA
- a CDS encoding tetratricopeptide repeat protein: protein MNKKFPPFIILLWIIALPTLLPAQTFTMSKKCKTKLSAADSALQVKSFQEALTMLEEFRGDCKTRDAKIQGAEHMAEAYNGLEDYQNAIAQADEALKLTKDRSIVAHFQKATALGKMGDAEGAKSSLNKVIELTEKNQNTKERASNYALMAALYDRQLGEQDSAFMYLDQAVSLDPENTDFVIQRGDMYMNAKDYNTAFEAYDKAVSMGRNDLDMYIIRSNARLRIMQDKYGTTKAKELKEKMTPEEKEQVCADITKANELGWNQMDKDMFAALVCK from the coding sequence ATGAATAAGAAATTCCCACCTTTCATCATCCTCCTGTGGATAATTGCCCTTCCTACCCTGTTACCGGCGCAAACATTCACCATGTCCAAGAAGTGCAAAACCAAACTCAGTGCTGCCGATTCTGCACTCCAAGTTAAATCCTTTCAAGAAGCTCTTACAATGCTTGAGGAGTTTAGAGGCGATTGTAAAACAAGAGATGCCAAGATTCAAGGTGCAGAACATATGGCAGAAGCTTATAATGGACTGGAAGATTACCAGAATGCCATTGCTCAAGCTGATGAAGCCTTAAAACTCACCAAGGACAGAAGTATTGTTGCGCACTTCCAGAAGGCAACCGCTTTAGGTAAAATGGGAGATGCAGAAGGCGCCAAAAGTTCTCTGAATAAGGTCATTGAATTGACTGAAAAAAATCAGAACACTAAGGAAAGAGCCTCCAACTACGCCCTGATGGCTGCACTGTATGACCGTCAGTTAGGCGAACAGGATTCCGCTTTTATGTATTTGGATCAGGCTGTTTCGCTCGACCCTGAAAATACTGATTTTGTGATACAGCGAGGGGATATGTACATGAATGCCAAAGATTATAACACAGCCTTTGAAGCCTATGATAAAGCTGTAAGCATGGGACGAAATGATCTCGACATGTACATAATTCGAAGCAATGCAAGACTCAGAATCATGCAAGACAAATATGGCACGACCAAGGCCAAAGAACTGAAAGAAAAGATGACCCCTGAAGAAAAGGAACAAGTTTGTGCCGATATCACCAAAGCTAACGAGCTTGGTTGGAACCAGATGGACAAGGACATGTTTGCGGCACTGGTATGTAAGTAA
- a CDS encoding phage tail protein: MKKFNTPPKGAIYNTADFEHLYKSVKELADALSGVLTESAAPVRITGVEWTVNVSNYSCTEGWLLYQNTIYKVEAFSGTATGAQVPVFKLQTVNAVHEPHDLYEGFNKVGSFFLCTEEKLKPEFGAAGTGLFDYDAIIKNPVKRNSDAIAGLQGLLPGMIVDYYGSLSNFNGSGLGIGDMIGYALCNGQTHDLPSGQFITPDLRGRVIIGKGDSSLAGGNPEANLNEYFEIGNVGGLREVILTINQMPEHNHNVGNGTASVAQGDFGLIRRSATTDTNSWTVDAVDAEGKGVEPDVITTPKSIPMQGGGQAHENRQPYMVLGKVIKLPL, from the coding sequence ATGAAAAAATTCAATACACCTCCAAAGGGAGCAATCTATAATACTGCTGATTTTGAGCACCTGTATAAGTCTGTAAAGGAACTGGCTGATGCGCTTTCAGGGGTACTCACCGAGAGTGCGGCACCTGTCAGGATTACAGGCGTGGAATGGACAGTGAATGTTTCGAATTATAGCTGTACCGAAGGTTGGCTTTTGTATCAGAATACCATTTATAAGGTGGAAGCATTTTCAGGAACTGCCACTGGTGCACAGGTACCTGTATTCAAGCTACAGACCGTAAATGCAGTTCATGAGCCTCATGACCTTTACGAGGGCTTTAATAAGGTAGGTTCATTCTTTCTCTGTACCGAGGAAAAGCTAAAGCCTGAGTTTGGGGCTGCCGGAACGGGATTGTTTGATTATGATGCCATTATCAAGAACCCTGTAAAGCGAAACAGTGATGCCATTGCGGGACTTCAGGGGCTTTTGCCAGGGATGATTGTGGATTACTATGGCAGTCTTTCAAATTTTAATGGTTCTGGTTTGGGTATTGGCGACATGATTGGCTATGCCCTTTGTAATGGACAAACACATGACCTTCCAAGTGGTCAATTCATAACGCCAGACCTCCGAGGTCGCGTGATTATTGGCAAGGGAGACTCTTCACTTGCTGGTGGAAACCCAGAAGCCAACCTGAATGAATATTTTGAAATAGGGAATGTGGGAGGTTTAAGGGAAGTTATCCTTACCATCAACCAAATGCCTGAGCATAATCATAATGTAGGGAATGGGACTGCCAGTGTCGCACAAGGTGACTTTGGTCTGATTCGTAGGTCTGCCACTACTGATACCAATAGTTGGACGGTTGATGCAGTGGATGCAGAAGGAAAAGGAGTTGAGCCTGATGTAATTACAACGCCAAAATCCATTCCAATGCAAGGAGGTGGGCAAGCTCATGAAAACAGGCAGCCTTATATGGTTTTGGGCAAGGTAATAAAGCTACCACTATGA
- a CDS encoding fibronectin type III domain-containing protein yields the protein MKLKKRTTEGMNLLDIVLTEEGSVEGIVNFLQRNPGINPNGIIPAGTEIVVDTEEVQSRSVVDYLKGRNLRVNTGDIESPASPSELIAVATAIGEITLSWADNSQGLYGFEVWRRRKGALEFTLVEETDVAEVGYVDTGLGHGVTYEYKVRILGFAGAVDYSNVAEATTISADLVINASNPVGISIAGTGEWRHEGGVSYLFATAGKSAVSGIYLCDAGVSGVVDVSDAGWTSLVYLCVNKATNLDLRVGDWINQDGVTIEVVNSYVFKDLLKPFIAHVKQVNDVAANPNRTLDIGIITTDPAEDADLLADIDYLIANGWNVKIVYDKLLSFKVSAKTFLDTRGRVTDNAGEDLWLVNGQVFVSGYVNQNDVVEVYHTEPASLMDVIIDNIISGNIIPTQSLLSGSKLSARNSFASKQVLFNLIYEIEGLNPLNEFTLDILASETIDLYEDGDILKSELIDAVKVIDNLNVIYPKLRIGPDSGFSGFNATGSGDYTENENVAWKEGDFGVSFDGNQILNQIKYFEVFDDGLVGIFIRNNLNMEGWKIWSTQNTFSFNAGNTPISTADQIDFSNQVAISQVIYNSIYEFKAPLGSTINVLNLLNVDSGIHLDLSDYVISLNAGFTFRYCSAEQLIFSGVGNSIGAVVCDFRDSKLRGVNDWSGVTLNNTTIRYQNADNGGFPLEIIVADGSTIAAPLENKPLKIRTVDGTILYSNY from the coding sequence ATGAAGCTAAAGAAACGCACCACAGAAGGAATGAACCTTCTGGATATAGTACTAACCGAAGAGGGAAGCGTTGAGGGGATTGTAAATTTCCTTCAGCGCAATCCTGGTATTAATCCCAATGGGATTATTCCCGCAGGTACTGAGATTGTTGTGGATACGGAGGAAGTCCAGAGCCGTAGTGTGGTGGATTATCTCAAAGGGCGTAACCTTCGGGTGAATACTGGAGATATTGAATCACCTGCATCACCTTCAGAACTTATAGCTGTAGCTACTGCTATCGGTGAAATCACCTTAAGCTGGGCAGATAACAGCCAAGGTTTGTATGGCTTTGAGGTATGGCGTAGGCGTAAGGGAGCATTGGAGTTTACGCTAGTGGAGGAAACGGATGTGGCAGAAGTAGGCTATGTTGATACTGGGCTAGGTCATGGGGTGACTTATGAGTATAAGGTGCGTATTCTTGGCTTTGCTGGAGCTGTTGATTATTCAAATGTGGCAGAGGCTACCACTATTTCTGCGGATTTGGTTATCAATGCCTCAAATCCTGTAGGTATCAGTATAGCTGGTACTGGAGAGTGGAGACATGAAGGCGGCGTTTCTTATTTGTTTGCAACTGCTGGGAAGTCTGCTGTTTCAGGTATTTACCTATGTGATGCGGGTGTGTCTGGTGTGGTGGATGTATCAGATGCTGGTTGGACTTCCTTGGTGTACCTCTGTGTCAATAAGGCTACAAATCTTGATTTGCGTGTAGGTGATTGGATTAATCAGGATGGGGTAACTATTGAAGTGGTGAATAGCTATGTGTTTAAAGACCTTTTAAAACCTTTTATAGCACATGTTAAACAGGTCAATGATGTTGCTGCCAATCCTAACAGAACCTTGGATATTGGTATTATCACTACAGACCCAGCGGAAGATGCAGACCTATTGGCTGATATTGACTACTTGATAGCGAATGGCTGGAATGTGAAGATTGTGTATGATAAGCTTCTGTCTTTTAAAGTTTCTGCTAAAACATTTTTGGACACAAGAGGAAGAGTCACAGATAATGCTGGGGAGGATTTGTGGCTAGTGAATGGGCAAGTGTTTGTTAGTGGGTATGTGAATCAAAATGATGTGGTGGAGGTTTATCATACGGAGCCTGCTAGTTTGATGGATGTTATAATCGACAATATTATTTCAGGTAATATTATTCCAACACAGTCATTGTTAAGTGGATCAAAACTATCAGCTAGAAATAGTTTTGCATCAAAGCAAGTATTATTTAATCTTATATATGAGATAGAAGGACTCAACCCTTTAAATGAATTTACTCTCGATATATTAGCGAGTGAAACAATTGACTTATATGAAGATGGTGATATTCTCAAAAGTGAATTGATAGATGCTGTTAAAGTAATTGACAATCTAAATGTAATTTATCCTAAACTTAGAATAGGTCCTGATTCGGGTTTCTCTGGTTTTAATGCTACTGGCTCTGGGGATTATACTGAAAATGAGAATGTAGCTTGGAAAGAAGGAGATTTTGGGGTGTCGTTTGATGGTAATCAGATACTAAATCAGATAAAATACTTTGAAGTGTTTGACGATGGGTTGGTAGGTATATTTATCCGTAACAACCTCAATATGGAAGGCTGGAAAATATGGAGTACACAGAATACTTTCTCTTTTAATGCTGGTAATACCCCAATTTCAACGGCGGATCAAATTGATTTCTCGAATCAAGTTGCTATAAGTCAAGTTATTTACAATAGTATATATGAGTTTAAAGCCCCATTAGGCTCGACTATAAACGTGCTAAATCTGTTAAATGTAGATTCAGGTATACATTTGGATTTGTCAGATTATGTAATATCTCTCAATGCAGGATTTACATTTAGATATTGTAGTGCCGAACAACTCATTTTTTCTGGAGTAGGGAACAGTATAGGCGCGGTTGTGTGTGACTTCAGGGATTCAAAACTTAGAGGTGTGAATGACTGGTCAGGTGTTACATTGAACAACACGACAATCAGATACCAGAATGCTGACAATGGAGGTTTTCCTTTGGAAATCATTGTAGCGGATGGTTCGACGATTGCCGCTCCGCTGGAGAATAAACCACTGAAAATACGGACTGTTGATGGTACAATACTTTATTCTAATTATTAA
- a CDS encoding DUF2490 domain-containing protein, whose product MLFAQNTPPQNNTNVEDLKVNQQFWMDYIAYYEKSDKVQYYGDAGFRLLWDDRTWLRVSVRPSINYRISPKFELRAGVGLFFINNADVLRDQLELRPFQGIIIKWPSIWWVNISHYIRVEQRVIYWLNGRGEENGWESEVRLRYKLSAKAYLPIQNTDIKYYATINYEFFFDTNKSFNEFLRNKARIGFGMGCSWDPSWELEALLNFQRSRLDINDDFDTSDIVLQVKLKWYINKVDFQDQSISE is encoded by the coding sequence ATGCTTTTTGCACAGAACACTCCTCCTCAGAACAACACAAATGTTGAAGACCTTAAAGTCAATCAGCAATTCTGGATGGATTATATTGCCTACTATGAAAAAAGTGACAAGGTCCAGTATTATGGTGATGCAGGCTTCCGATTACTTTGGGATGATCGAACGTGGCTCAGGGTATCAGTACGCCCCTCAATCAATTACCGTATTTCACCAAAGTTTGAACTGAGGGCTGGCGTTGGGCTTTTCTTTATCAACAATGCAGATGTACTTCGTGACCAGCTTGAGCTACGCCCTTTTCAAGGAATAATCATAAAATGGCCAAGCATTTGGTGGGTTAATATTTCGCATTACATCAGGGTTGAACAGCGGGTGATCTACTGGCTCAATGGTCGTGGTGAAGAAAATGGATGGGAGTCAGAGGTCAGGTTACGGTATAAGCTTTCAGCAAAAGCTTACCTTCCCATCCAGAATACTGATATAAAATACTATGCAACAATCAACTATGAGTTCTTCTTTGACACCAATAAAAGTTTCAACGAGTTTTTAAGAAACAAGGCGCGCATTGGCTTCGGTATGGGCTGCTCCTGGGATCCCTCATGGGAGTTGGAAGCCCTGCTTAACTTCCAGCGTTCCCGACTGGATATCAATGATGACTTTGACACATCTGACATTGTACTCCAAGTCAAGTTGAAATGGTATATCAATAAAGTTGATTTCCAAGACCAAAGTATTTCAGAGTAA
- a CDS encoding group I truncated hemoglobin codes for MKICNNKRKKESCNFWLRLSPIQFAFIILKHNRFIMEADNNTSLYDRLGKLEGITALVDDIIDAHMNNPVVKARFLPLKDDPVHFEEVRLHLITFLASGSGGPEAYTGKDMLTAHRGMNISEAEYMNVVDDILSVLDKHGKDEETKKDILAIAYSLKEQMIRV; via the coding sequence ATGAAGATATGCAACAACAAGCGAAAGAAGGAAAGCTGTAACTTTTGGTTACGGCTTTCTCCAATTCAATTCGCATTTATCATACTCAAACACAACCGTTTTATTATGGAAGCCGATAACAACACATCACTTTATGACAGACTGGGAAAACTGGAGGGTATTACTGCCCTTGTTGACGACATCATTGATGCTCATATGAATAACCCCGTTGTTAAAGCGAGGTTTCTACCATTGAAGGATGATCCTGTTCACTTTGAAGAAGTAAGGTTGCACTTGATTACTTTTCTGGCTTCAGGCAGTGGAGGTCCCGAAGCCTACACCGGCAAGGATATGCTCACTGCTCATCGAGGGATGAATATCAGTGAAGCAGAATATATGAATGTCGTAGATGACATTCTCTCTGTGCTGGACAAACATGGAAAAGACGAGGAAACCAAAAAAGATATTTTGGCAATTGCCTATTCATTAAAAGAGCAGATGATTAGGGTCTAG
- a CDS encoding glycosyltransferase, translating to MKILLASIGTRGDMEPFLALGEILQKQGHDIICLFPAQFRSLAEDSGFRFTSLGTAFIEMLDSKEGKAALGGGGTGLQKMAAYIKLATRYKNINKELVELQYKVIEEEKPDRIIHNGKMIYPILWGMKNKDCNILVYPMPYVMHYAKEHAHVAFDGDYGPFFNKLTYSIASLGLVQTILSVAKQLKISDGISRKKIKQALFNGKTIYTISPSLFSKPDYWDKHVKVLGYHERDKTVNWTPDKALEDFVGKHDKILLVTFGSMTNPNPAEKTKMILDVLQKNGIPAIINTFAGGLVEPEAYDKNLIHFVSQIPYDWAFPKMYGVVHHGGSGTSHMAVKYGCVSLIIPHIIDQFLWNDILSKKGVGPKGPAISKLKANVFQEKVLDLWQNKFYKENALKLSAQMQSENFGQEIIEMVEGKNGE from the coding sequence ATGAAGATTCTTTTAGCGTCTATTGGAACACGTGGTGATATGGAGCCTTTTCTGGCATTGGGTGAAATCCTGCAAAAACAGGGGCATGATATCATTTGCCTTTTCCCAGCACAATTCAGAAGTCTGGCAGAAGATTCAGGATTCCGATTCACCTCTCTGGGTACTGCCTTTATTGAAATGCTAGATAGCAAGGAAGGTAAAGCTGCCTTAGGTGGTGGTGGAACGGGGCTACAAAAAATGGCTGCCTACATCAAGCTTGCCACACGCTACAAGAATATCAACAAGGAGTTGGTTGAATTACAGTACAAAGTGATTGAAGAAGAAAAGCCCGACAGAATTATCCATAACGGTAAAATGATTTACCCAATCCTTTGGGGTATGAAAAACAAGGACTGCAATATCCTTGTCTACCCGATGCCTTACGTCATGCATTATGCAAAAGAGCATGCTCATGTAGCATTTGATGGTGACTATGGTCCATTCTTCAACAAATTGACTTACAGCATTGCCTCTTTAGGTCTTGTACAGACCATTCTTAGTGTTGCCAAGCAACTGAAAATCTCTGACGGAATAAGCAGGAAAAAAATCAAACAAGCGCTGTTCAATGGGAAAACCATTTACACCATTTCCCCTTCCCTATTTTCAAAACCCGATTACTGGGATAAGCATGTAAAAGTGCTTGGCTACCACGAAAGGGACAAGACTGTTAACTGGACACCTGACAAAGCGCTTGAAGATTTTGTTGGCAAACACGACAAGATCCTGCTGGTCACATTCGGTAGCATGACCAATCCTAATCCTGCTGAAAAAACGAAGATGATCTTGGATGTGCTTCAGAAAAACGGAATCCCTGCCATCATCAACACCTTTGCTGGCGGACTGGTGGAGCCTGAAGCATACGACAAGAATTTAATCCATTTCGTCTCCCAGATTCCTTATGACTGGGCATTTCCAAAAATGTATGGCGTTGTCCATCATGGTGGTTCGGGTACGAGCCATATGGCGGTCAAGTACGGATGTGTTTCCCTGATCATTCCGCATATCATCGACCAGTTTCTTTGGAATGATATCCTTTCAAAGAAAGGAGTTGGTCCAAAAGGTCCTGCCATCAGCAAGCTCAAGGCAAATGTGTTTCAGGAAAAGGTGCTAGACCTATGGCAAAACAAATTCTATAAGGAAAATGCCTTAAAACTCTCTGCACAGATGCAGTCAGAAAATTTTGGTCAGGAAATCATTGAAATGGTAGAAGGGAAAAATGGCGAGTAA
- a CDS encoding STM3941 family protein — MKELKLYKSPWKALKMILLCSLFVSLGIILLIYTEAPKIVGWLNIGLFGLGLPIGLFHLFDRRPQIIINEIGIYDRTTNQGFINWEVICDAYLTDVHGQKFICLIIDEAFEPSKSKGKWYQKMAHFSKGLGFQELNISLGQVKVDEKRLTDFISAMAKAKNLHQ, encoded by the coding sequence ATGAAAGAACTCAAACTATACAAATCCCCATGGAAAGCCCTTAAAATGATCCTTTTATGTTCATTATTCGTTTCCTTGGGCATTATACTCTTAATCTATACAGAAGCGCCTAAAATTGTAGGATGGTTAAACATTGGCTTATTTGGATTGGGGCTTCCAATTGGCTTGTTCCACCTTTTTGACCGAAGACCACAGATCATTATTAATGAGATTGGTATCTATGACCGTACCACCAATCAGGGTTTTATTAATTGGGAAGTAATCTGTGATGCCTACTTAACCGATGTTCATGGACAAAAATTCATATGCCTTATTATAGATGAAGCTTTTGAGCCTTCCAAATCAAAAGGTAAATGGTACCAAAAGATGGCGCATTTCAGCAAAGGACTAGGCTTTCAGGAATTGAATATTTCTTTGGGACAAGTTAAAGTAGATGAAAAAAGACTAACAGATTTTATCAGTGCGATGGCAAAAGCTAAAAATCTCCATCAATAA
- a CDS encoding DUF5675 family protein produces the protein MAKGQIQGVLKRFPDDGRQVLGRMHVYRGIDQVFSTCTLELSDKGNARNISCIPRGTYKVVPRHTDARGWHYEISGVPGRSLILIHPGNFHRDIQGCVLLGTDFIDIDGDGHKDVVSSRRQCDALWDCIGENEWTLQII, from the coding sequence ATGGCTAAAGGACAAATTCAAGGCGTATTGAAGCGCTTTCCGGATGACGGCAGGCAGGTATTGGGGCGCATGCATGTGTACAGGGGAATTGACCAGGTTTTCAGTACCTGTACGCTGGAGCTTTCCGACAAGGGGAATGCCCGAAACATTAGCTGCATTCCAAGGGGTACGTACAAGGTGGTCCCCCGCCATACCGATGCCAGAGGCTGGCACTACGAGATAAGTGGGGTACCGGGCAGGAGCTTGATCCTGATCCACCCTGGTAACTTCCACAGGGATATCCAAGGGTGTGTGCTATTGGGGACAGACTTCATAGACATAGATGGGGATGGGCACAAGGATGTGGTCAGCTCCCGCAGGCAATGTGATGCCCTATGGGATTGTATCGGTGAAAATGAGTGGACATTGCAAATCATCTAG
- a CDS encoding helix-turn-helix domain-containing protein: protein MASNQNHIHIGKDWGLFLGTFSDNKPHSHYAIQLSIPLHGELALVTENDRFCSSNGMVIQSNISHQLNCDGNHLLLLLNPTSRIGHYLQVISESEVATLNDPIIDQLKEIALQLLADQDFNHFTKSITDTITDYGCQCQEGTHLDARILKGMDYLEAHSHRVVSLEEVAAHCFLSPSRFLHLFKESMNTSFRKAQIWTRTRLAFTALKNQSITASAYEFGFADGAHFSKAFKQQFGFSPKKIQQL, encoded by the coding sequence ATGGCGAGTAATCAAAACCATATACATATCGGCAAGGACTGGGGTTTGTTTTTGGGCACTTTCAGTGACAACAAGCCACACAGCCATTATGCCATTCAGCTAAGTATTCCGCTTCATGGTGAACTGGCTCTGGTTACAGAAAACGATCGTTTTTGCAGCAGCAACGGAATGGTGATACAATCCAATATATCGCATCAGCTCAACTGTGATGGCAATCATCTGCTGCTGCTGCTGAACCCCACTTCACGGATTGGGCATTACCTTCAGGTTATTTCTGAATCGGAGGTAGCGACACTGAATGACCCTATCATTGATCAGCTAAAAGAGATTGCCTTGCAACTTTTGGCGGATCAGGACTTCAATCATTTTACAAAAAGCATTACAGATACCATCACAGATTATGGTTGCCAATGTCAGGAAGGAACACATCTGGATGCAAGAATCCTGAAAGGCATGGATTATCTGGAAGCACATAGCCACAGGGTGGTGTCATTGGAGGAAGTTGCCGCACATTGTTTCTTGTCTCCAAGTCGTTTCCTGCATTTGTTCAAGGAATCCATGAACACCTCTTTTAGAAAGGCACAGATATGGACAAGGACAAGGCTTGCCTTTACAGCCCTAAAAAATCAAAGCATCACAGCATCTGCTTATGAGTTTGGCTTTGCTGATGGCGCACATTTCAGTAAGGCTTTTAAGCAACAGTTTGGTTTTTCACCAAAGAAGATCCAGCAACTATAG
- a CDS encoding class I SAM-dependent methyltransferase: MAVLPNQPALQPEKDAMGKAIQDYFKTGNKDIEVTVYSDFSDPDVIPAELLFRMDDDLPELEQVAIEHCEGEVLDIGAGSGSHALMLQKAGFDVTAMDVSPLSIEVMQQRGVKNTLQENIFYYKEKQYDTLLMLMNGIGLVGTLDGLKHFLEHVKTLLKPGGQLIFDSSDIIYLYQDDDGSYLIDIAGEYYGQLEYWMEYGEAKGDKFGWLYVSFPVMEEYANEAGFNAEVLYTGDHHDYLARLTLQS; this comes from the coding sequence ATGGCAGTATTACCAAACCAACCAGCACTACAGCCCGAAAAGGATGCCATGGGCAAGGCTATTCAAGATTATTTCAAGACAGGGAACAAAGACATTGAAGTGACAGTCTATTCAGACTTCAGTGACCCTGATGTAATTCCAGCTGAACTGCTTTTCAGAATGGATGATGATTTGCCAGAACTGGAACAAGTAGCCATAGAACATTGTGAAGGAGAAGTGCTGGATATTGGCGCAGGCTCCGGTTCACATGCGTTGATGCTCCAGAAGGCAGGTTTTGATGTAACTGCCATGGATGTTTCCCCATTGTCTATTGAGGTGATGCAGCAGCGTGGCGTAAAAAATACGTTGCAGGAAAATATCTTCTACTACAAAGAGAAGCAATATGATACCCTTTTGATGCTGATGAACGGGATCGGTTTGGTTGGTACTTTGGACGGACTCAAGCACTTTTTAGAGCATGTCAAGACCCTACTGAAACCTGGTGGGCAATTGATCTTTGACTCCTCAGACATCATTTACCTTTATCAGGATGATGATGGTTCTTACCTGATTGATATCGCAGGCGAATACTATGGTCAGCTGGAGTATTGGATGGAGTATGGAGAAGCCAAAGGGGACAAGTTTGGCTGGCTTTATGTAAGCTTCCCTGTAATGGAAGAATATGCAAACGAAGCAGGTTTCAATGCAGAAGTACTCTATACGGGAGATCACCACGACTATCTGGCAAGGTTGACTTTGCAGAGCTAA
- a CDS encoding MBL fold metallo-hydrolase encodes MMNALIEKIYAVKAGESVQLTENLYMFRIPKADYRHGQSYAITYQDEAVLIDCVHHITKEAVEKLMERYTVTGMILTHSDLIKQAFGKITDVRNWIDAPIYAHPDDYLGEPLENIMEASEWYERYNLSIYNIPGHTPGSIVIYQHLTERLFTGDSAVGNNYEKDGKEFSHPPISDDDWPSFCSAWNSISRPVLQIYPLHGKPDFTVSDFDIIKSKLTDPENVMQF; translated from the coding sequence ATGATGAACGCACTCATTGAAAAAATCTACGCTGTCAAAGCAGGTGAATCTGTTCAATTGACAGAAAATCTTTACATGTTCCGCATCCCAAAAGCTGACTACAGACATGGACAATCCTACGCCATCACCTATCAGGATGAAGCTGTTTTAATTGACTGTGTCCACCACATTACCAAGGAAGCCGTCGAAAAGCTGATGGAGCGTTACACCGTCACAGGAATGATTCTGACCCATAGCGACCTAATCAAGCAAGCATTTGGCAAAATTACAGATGTCCGCAATTGGATAGACGCTCCGATATATGCGCACCCTGACGACTATTTGGGAGAGCCACTGGAAAATATCATGGAAGCTTCAGAATGGTATGAAAGGTACAACCTGAGCATTTATAATATCCCGGGACACACGCCTGGCTCTATTGTAATCTATCAGCACCTAACCGAACGACTTTTCACGGGTGATTCGGCTGTTGGGAACAACTATGAGAAAGATGGTAAAGAGTTCTCACACCCACCTATTTCAGATGATGACTGGCCTTCATTCTGTTCGGCTTGGAACAGTATCAGTCGCCCTGTATTGCAGATATACCCTCTACATGGAAAACCCGACTTCACAGTCAGTGATTTTGATATCATAAAAAGCAAACTGACCGACCCTGAAAATGTAATGCAGTTTTAA